Proteins encoded by one window of Streptococcus suis S735:
- a CDS encoding metal ABC transporter ATP-binding protein yields the protein MRYITVEDLSFYYDKEPVLEHIHYYLDSGEFVTLTGENGAAKTTLIKATLGILKPKQGKVSIAEKSIKGKKLRMAYLPQQIASFNAGFPSTVYEFVKSGRYPRQGWFRRLTAHDEEHVRISLESVGMWEHRDKRLGALSGGQKQRAVIARMFASDPDIFILDEPTTGMDAGTKDAFYQLMHHSAKKHGKSVLMITHDPDELNKYADRNIHLVRDQQSPWRCFNVHEADEEVAHV from the coding sequence ATGAGATATATTACTGTGGAAGACTTGTCGTTTTACTACGACAAAGAACCGGTTTTAGAACATATTCATTATTATCTTGATAGTGGGGAATTTGTGACTTTGACTGGTGAGAATGGCGCAGCCAAGACAACCCTCATTAAGGCGACTTTGGGGATATTGAAGCCCAAACAAGGGAAGGTTTCTATTGCTGAGAAGAGTATAAAGGGGAAGAAGTTGAGAATGGCCTATTTACCTCAGCAAATTGCAAGTTTTAATGCTGGTTTTCCGAGCACGGTTTACGAATTTGTAAAATCAGGGCGTTATCCTCGACAAGGTTGGTTTCGTCGTTTGACAGCTCATGATGAGGAACATGTTCGGATTAGTTTGGAATCAGTTGGAATGTGGGAACATCGGGATAAGCGCTTAGGTGCTTTGAGTGGTGGGCAGAAGCAGCGTGCGGTCATTGCGCGTATGTTTGCCTCTGATCCAGATATTTTTATTCTGGATGAACCGACAACAGGGATGGATGCAGGGACCAAGGATGCTTTTTACCAACTCATGCACCATTCGGCTAAGAAGCATGGAAAGTCGGTTTTGATGATAACTCATGATCCTGATGAGCTGAATAAGTATGCTGATCGAAACATTCACTTGGTTCGTGATCAGCAGTCTCCTTGGCGTTGTTTCAATGTTCATGAAGCGGATGAGGAGGTTGCCCATGTTTGA
- a CDS encoding zinc-dependent MarR family transcriptional regulator — protein sequence MNRIALEIEKYLHEIVLSSENQLEILVGSCQSTVKLTNTQEHILMLIEKAAYTNTEIAKELNVSQAAITKATKSLVAQGLLVAVRDDKDARIVRFSLTEAAKPIAAEHAHHHAHTLEAYEELLENYSLEEQESIARFLSELVEKIRK from the coding sequence ATGAATCGTATTGCATTAGAAATTGAGAAGTACCTGCACGAGATTGTTTTGAGTTCGGAGAATCAATTAGAGATTTTGGTTGGTTCTTGTCAAAGCACGGTGAAGTTGACGAATACGCAGGAGCATATTTTGATGCTTATTGAAAAGGCTGCATATACTAATACTGAGATTGCTAAGGAGTTGAATGTTAGTCAGGCTGCGATCACGAAGGCTACAAAGTCATTAGTTGCTCAGGGGTTATTGGTGGCGGTTAGAGATGATAAGGATGCTCGTATTGTTCGCTTTAGTTTGACTGAGGCTGCTAAGCCTATTGCTGCAGAGCATGCTCATCATCACGCGCATACCTTGGAAGCTTATGAAGAGCTTTTGGAAAATTATAGTCTTGAAGAGCAGGAGTCAATTGCTCGATTCTTAAGTGAGTTAGTGGAGAAGATTAGAAAATAG